Below is a genomic region from Equus quagga isolate Etosha38 chromosome 17, UCLA_HA_Equagga_1.0, whole genome shotgun sequence.
GCTACCTTCAGAGAAAAGTTAACCCAGGGGGAGAAAGCCACCTCTGACAGGCTGGCtcctgggttcagaccccagCGGAAGGGACTGGCCAAAGGAGCCACCTTCTCACTGCACATGTGAGgtcccagggccccagccccacagcccccaTCTCCGACCTGCTTCTCCCCAATATTGCCTGTTCTGTCCACTCAAGGAGGCCCAGAATCACAAGATGGCTTCACTCCTCCCTCCTGAATCTCTTCCCCAGCAccacctccttctctgcctccccttctctACTCCCTGGCCAGTGGTAGGATTCAGGCAGCCCTGGTGTTCAGGAATCCCTCTCCTCAGCaatctctctgccctcccccagtggctctctcccctcccttttcctctaCCAACCAGATCCCCAGTCCCTGGGGATTGGTCCCAGGGCGCTGGCGGTCAACAGTCTGGCCTGCCAAGCTAGAGGCTCTGACCTCATCCCTTAACTCTTTGAGCCCAGGCAAAGAGTTTTCCTCCTTCAACACTCACAGGTGCCATCCTTGCCCAGGCCTGTCCTGTCACCTCACGCAGCTTCTCTGTGGCAGGCGAGGCAGGGTTTCCTtggtccattttacagatgaagatgaTCTTGACTATTTTTCTCCTGTGCCCTCAAGCTGGGCAGATCCTCACCCAGGGGACAGGGACCTGGCAGGTGAGGGGTTACAAGaactggagggagcagagggaccATGCTCTGGAGCCAGTCCTGACCCCCAGGGGCTCATCCTCACACCCCCTGGGCCTGAGGTCAAGCAGGAGGACCCCACGGACACATCCATGtgtttattccacaaatatttattgagcagctactgtgtgcccagccctgggaTAATGCAGTGAAGGAGGCAGACACAGCCCCTACCCTGACTCTCAAGGAGCTGTAGCTAGACCTCTCCTTCCCACAAAACTGTCATCATGTGTCACCCAGACGGCAGATGCTGTCACACACACAGGCCAGATTCTAAAGGAAGGCCTGATTCCTCACAACTGCCTGTTCAAACTAGGGTTTGGCCAAGCTGGTTGAGGTGGGCCAGGGGGCTGTTGAGACCCCATGTACACATGAGCAGTTTAGAGAGGTTAGTCTTGGAGGCAGACTGGCTGGGTCCAAAGCCTGGTTGCATCACTGATGAGCTGTAAGGTCCTAAGGTCTCAAATTGAGGATAATAAAACCTACTTTACAAGGAGTTGTAATAGGTCAATTAAATCATGTATGTAATGCCTAGAGCCATGTCTGGTATATATAGTAAGCAGTCAGTAAATGTCAGTTGctatgataatattaataatattattaaaagctCCCAACAACCTTCATCAGGAAGCCACGATCCTTGGCAGAAAGGCATCTCTCCGCTTCCTTGCCACCTTCCCATTCCCCAGACAAGACATCCTCAGAGGATGCGTCCCAAACCATCCCCACAGAGCTACAGACTCACCCCCACCATTTCCTATCCTCATTCAACAAtgcacacaccctcacacacaaacactcatCCTACGGAAGGGTTACCAGGTCAGgacagtgacttgctcaaggtcacacagccagacaAGAGCAGAGATGGAGCTTGAAGCCAGGCAGAGGCAGTGCCAAGGACTTCCCTGGGGAGTCTCCCCCCCTACCCCCTGCAATCCGCATTGACCAACTCCCCCACCCAGTGGATGTTTCCACAGAATATACTGGTAAATACAGCTTCCACAACCCTCCGCTCCCTACCTTGCAACCAGATGGCTGACCAAAAGCCCCTCCTCTGTAGAAATTCCCTGGTACCCTGACTCACAGCCTGGGGCTCATCCCCTCAGTGGACAAGCCACAGTCACAGGAAGCCAGGTTCTTTCACAACCATCATCTCGCTGAGCACCTAGCAGCCTTGAACAGGCAGAGGATTGCCCCCAGTCAAGAGTTAAGgagaacttgcccaaagtcacacagcaggaaCCAAAGCAGGCCTTCAGGAACCTTCTCCTGAGCAAATCACTGTCCAAGAGAGCTTTGGGGGAGGACCCCCACTTCTGATTGTGGAGGAAAGGCAGAGCCATTGACGGCTCTGTTCTTGGGCTGCATCCCAGGGGCTCAGAAGCTCCAGGGGGTGGCAAGAATCACGGTCCAGTCCCCTAGAAGCTCCACCCTCTTCCTTCCCGTGGTTGTCCCTGATGAGAGGCCTTAGCCCTCACAGCGCATAGGTGGGGCATACGGGGGCCAGCCAAGTGGAAAGAACGCAGGCCTCGGAGCCCAGAGGTCGGGGGGTGCAGAGTCCCAGCTCCACAACTTCCTGCAAGACCATCAGCAAATCTCTTAGCTCCCTAAGCCTCAGTGTCTTTACCCATAAAACAGAGATAAGAACCCCCCACTGGGGTGTCCTATGGATTAAGGGAAATAATATCATGCATCAAGTGCCTGGCATGAATGAGGGGATTCATGATTGTGGTTATCAATATGCCTATTAAAATGAGAGTTGGGAGAGGGTTCTCGCCGTTAAAGAGAGGGACTGCCAGCCAGCCTTCTCACTTCCAAGGACCACTCCTCATAGGTCCCCCTGTCTGAAAGCCTTTTTTAAATTCATCAAAGCCGTAGCTGGCTTTCAACAAAAGCTTGTGACAGGCAGAGGTTGCCATGTTCCCACCCCGAGCAGGGGTCATTCCAGCCCTGGCTGAGAGAACCTGAATGAGCCTTCAGCCTCTGCAGCCTACCCTCGGGGACTTGAGTCCTTTCTGTTCAGAGCCTTGGGATGTTGGTTTCTGGACCCTGTAAAATCTCCGCAGGCGTCAGGCTGGTCCAACTCCTCCTGTACAAATGAGCAatctgaggaccagagaggggctgtgcctggggtctggaggagaaggggcaggtgGCTGGGCAGTGGATCAGAATGAGGATCGGAATAGTAACAGACGCCTTTAGTTGAGTGTCATTTCATTCCAGAGACTTTGGATGCTATCCCGATCAGCTGCGGGATGCAGGGTGGCGGGGAAAAGAAAGGTCAAGTGATTGCTgatgatcacacagctaggaagggaCAACCCTGAGATACAAACTCAGGGCTGTGGCCCGCAACGCCAGAATTAGGGTAAGGCAAGTGAGTTATTTGCTTTGGAACAAAATTTAGGAAGGGCACAAAAAAACCTCattaatcaagataaataatgttGTAACgtaatatttctaaaaatcacatagcaaactacagcccacaggtGGGCagtctatttttgtaaataaaattttcttggaaCCAGGACCAGGATGAGGGCGAGGCATGGCTGATAGGATTGTTTGTGCAAGTGCAGGGTTGGAGGctgtctttgtttaaaattttgttcatgatgaattttttgcattgatttccttttttttttttctattgttgcattcaaatattattttctcgATGACTCAGTTTGGAGGCATCTCAAGTTTTGCACCCAAACCAAGTGCCTCACCCACCCCACCCTAGTTGGAGCCCTGCTGTGGTGTGAGGACCAGGTACATGGTGGAGTGCTGGGCCCAGCATTGAAGGCTGAGCCCTGACCAGCAGACAGGAAGCCCCTGCAGCTGCAGAGGGTACATCCTCTCAGGCCAGCCAGCTCCTCTTGTCTGACTCAGCCTATTCAGGTCTCGGCCCAGGTCCCAGGGAGCCGCTAGGGGCTACAGAGCTGCTCCCAGGCACCCAGGGGTTGCAggggcagcatccaatctaggaGCCAGGAGACATTGGGCTGCACCatgccttcttccctctttcctccgGGCCTCAGTTGCTCTATTTTTGCAATGGGCATTAAACAGCACTGGGTCAGACAGAGGGCCAAGAGCTGTAAAGGGCAACCTGTCAAGGGTGGTGTCCACCAGCAGCCTCACTGGGGAAAGCCCAGCCTCCCACCCACTGCCTGACTTTGGTTAAGAGAGGAGGATGCAAAAAGAACTCAGtaagcaagataaataatattttaatgtaatatttttaaaattcaaataggCAGATTATGGCCCCCCAGGCAACCATCAGTtcttataaataaagtttcattggaacaaaCCGCTTGCGCTCAAATCCTGATCCCTACCCTACCTGCGTGATCTTGTGcaaattctcttgcttttctcagcctcactttcttcatctgtaaaatggagagaagaacaATCCCAAGGTCATAGGTTCCCTGttaagattaagtgagataaggCATGTAAACACTCTGAGTAGAGACTGGCACTCAGGGAGCCCTAAATAGTAGCAatggtcattattattattcgTTGCTGTTGCCATGGtattagaaatttttttgtttaattgaggaagattgctgtgagctaacatctgctgccaatcctcctctttttgctgaggaagattgaccctgagtaaacatctgtgcccatcttcctttacttaatatgtgggacgcctgccacagcatggcttgataagtggtgtgtaagtctgcgcccaggatccaaactggcaaaccctgggcccccgaagcagagtgcatgaacttaaccgctatgccaccaggccagccccagaaattttaaatcaaagaagCAGAAGCCCCTAGGCAGGAGGGAGCCCTCATTGCTGCGCTTGCTAAGAGTCGATGGGAACCCAGTGCTCCCCATACTCCAGGGCTGGTTTAAGCACTCTACCTCCATTGACTCATTTCAGCCTCACAATAATTCCTTGATTTATTAGCCAGGGACTAGTATCCtccccatttttcagttgaggaaaccgaggcacataGTAGTTGTATCACAAGCAGAGATCACACACCCAGCAAATGATGTAGCCTGGATTCAAATGcggacagtctggctccagagtctgggTCCTTCACCGGGATGTTACATGTGCCCCCTCACAGGCAGACTGACCCAGACACACAAGCTTGCACTGTCAGCCACAGTCCTTCTTGCTCGTTATGTCACACTCTGAACTCCCGATGCTGAGCGTCGCTCTCACACGCTGACAGTTCACCAAGAGCGGTGGAGATGCCCTCAGCCACACATTCTCCCGGTCACACACTATCACAATCCCACACCACCGAGGCCATCCATCACGCAGCAACCCCCTCACAGACACAGCACTCTAGTATCTGTCACAGACCAGGTCCGGAGGAACACCAGGGCTGGGTGGGCCCTTGCCCAACGTCTCTCCCTGAGAATCTTTCCAGTGACCAGCCCCTGAAGCCACAGCTGCAGGTAGGAGGAGACCCCAATCTCTTCAATGGACAGATGGATGCCTGCGGCCCAGAACAGGAGGCGATCGGCCTAAACTTACTGCAGCAAGGCCATGGCAGAACTGCGGGGCCCTCCTGTCTGGCCAGTAGGTTGCTAAGAgtccttgcttttctctttatccaCCCAAAGTGCCTGGGCTGGACTCCAGCTTCAAGAAATGTCTGGGGGATCTCCTCACTCCCCTTGCTGCCGCCCACTCAGCTGTGGCCCGGGAACAGAGTGGGGAGATGGAGGGGGCCTCCCATGCCCCATCTCCCCATCTGGGGCCAGACCCCCACTTATCTGGGAGCTGAGGCCCTCGTCCCCGCTGCCTGCATTTCCTCCAGACCTTCTACTGCCAGGCGAGTGTCCAGCTCAGCACAGCTTTCCCTGCTGCCCTCATAGAGGGTCCAATGCAGCCCCAaaccccacctctctctccctcacacatgCACAGAAAAACGTGCAGACCCACACATgcgcacagacacacactgacacacatctctttctctttgtcttctctggAGCCTTCCTTCTGACTTCCCATCTCTCCTTATTTGATGGGAGAATCCCCCTGGAGCTCCACATGCtcagaaagtgagaaagaggAGTGGGTTCTAATCATACCATCTGTGTCACCGTGGCCAGGCCTTGTAGCTGCTCGGAGCCAGGGTTGCCTCAGTGAAATGGAGTTCCTAAGAGACCTTCCTCCTAGAGACGTACGACAGCTAAATTAGATAATTCAATTAAATGCTTAGCACtgtgtctggcatgtagtaacTGCTCAGTAAACGAGAGCTTTGATGAAAGTGagtgaaatgctttgaaaatgtgGCAGTACTATATATGAAGCCAGTCTCCCAATTCCTGCCGCAGGAGTTAAGCAAGATGGGATCAGTAGCAATTTCCCGGTgaaaacactgaggctcagaatctGTGTGGTAAAGCTGGAGTGAGGATTCAGATCTCTGGATTCCAAATCTCCGCGACCCTTGCTGATGGTTAATCCATTCATAGCTGGGAACATGCATCATAAATGACCGTGTGTGGACACCAGTAAGGGAGGGTGATGCTGTCTTGCCTGAAGCCCTGGGAGGGCAGAAGCTATGTTCCTAATACCTTCTACTCTGGGCTATCAGGGATGTCCAGCAGCCCAACTAAAGCGCATGTCCTCTCTTTTCAGGTGATGACCTCCCCCTGAGGGAGCCCCATAGTGTGACTAGAGGAAagagctgcccccagccccaccagccaCCATGAATACCTCGGCCCCACCCGCCGTCAGCCCCAACATCACTGTCCTGGCTCCAGGAAAGGGTCCGTGGCAAGTGGCCTTCATTGGGATCACCACGGGCCTCCTGTCGCTGGCCACAGTGACAGGCAACCTGCTGGTACTCATCTCCTTCAAGGTCAACACAGAGCTCAAGACAGTCAACAACTACTTCCTGCTGAGCCTGGCCTGTGCTGACCTCATCATTGGCACCTTCTCCATGAACCTCTACACCACATACCTGCTCATGGGCCACTGGGCTCTGGGCACGCTAGCCTGTGACCTCTGGCTGGCCCTGGACTACGTGGCCAGCAACGCCTCCGTTATGAACCTGCTGCTTATCAGCTTTGACCGTTACTTCTCCGTGACCCGGCCCCTGAGCTACCGTGCCAAGCGCACACCACGCCGGGCAGCCCTGATGATCGGCTTGGCGTGGCTGGTCTCCTTCGTCCTGTGGGCCCCAGCCATCCTCTTCTGGCAGTATCTGGTAGGGGAGCGGACAGTGCTGGCCGGGCAGTGCTACATCCAGTTCCTCTCCCAACCCATCATCACCTTTGGCACAGCCATGGCGGCCTTCTACCTCCCTGTCACGGTCATGTGCACGCTCTACTGGCGCATCTACCGAGAGACAGAGAACCGGGCCCGGGAGCTAGCGGCCCTGCAGGGCTCCGAGACACCAGGGAAGGggggcggcagcagcagcagctcagagCGGTCCCAGCCGGGGGCGGAGGGCTCACCAGAGACCCCTCCAGGGCGCTGCTGTCGCTGCTGCCGGGCTCCCAGGCTGCTGCAGGCCTAcagctggaaggaggaggaggaggacgacgAAGGCTCCATGGAGTCCCTCACATCCTCGGAGGGTGAGGAGCCTGGCTCCGAGGTGGTGATCAAGATGCCCATGGTGGACCCTGAGGCACAGGCCCCTGCCAAACAGCCACCCCGGAGCTCCCCGAATACAGTCAAGAGGCCCACCCGGAAAGGGCGTGAGCGAGCAGGCAAGAGCCAGAAGCCCCGTGGGAAGGAGCAGCTGGCCAAGCGGAAGACCTTCTCGTTGGTCAAGGAGAAGAAGGCGGCTCGGACCCTGAGCGCCATCCTGCTGGCCTTCATCCTCACCTGGACACCGTACAACATCATGGTGCTGGTGTCCACTTTCTGCAAGGACTGTGTTCCCGAGACCCTGTGGGAGCTGGGCTACTGGCTGTGCTATGTCAACAGCACCATCAACCCCATGTGCTACGCACTCTGCAACAAAGCCTTCCGGGACACCTTCCGCCTGCTGCTCCTCTGCCGCTGGGACAAGCGTCGCTGGCGCAAGATCCCCAAGCGCCCTGGCTCTGTGCACCGCACTCCCTCTCGCCAATGCTGATGGCCCCCTCACCTGCATCCCTCCACCCCAGTCCCCGGGAGAGCCGGGGAGAAAGCAGGCAGGGGCAGTGACCTCAGATCCAGGGCCCTGCCCAGACCTCACCAGGCTTCCCAGGCCCCTAGGTCACCTCCCTGGACAGCCCAGAGAGAACCTGCCAACTTTCCAAACTTTACTAttcccaggcagggaggggaagctggggaaCTGGTTTTTCTGTTCCCTGCTGGGTGGGAATGGGCTCTTCACCAGGAAGAAGGCCCTGGAGGAGGATCCGAGCTTTGGATTCCTTGTTTGCGCTTAGGCAGGAAGTCCATCCAGAGCCAGCAGGGCGGGCTAGGAGAAAGTTTAACATCACAGTCATCCttggcccaggggctggcctgcgTTGTGATGGGAGATGGCACTCCCTGGGGCCACAGCAGCTAACTGACACCAACCACTGAGAGAGAAGCTTGGCTCAAAGGGAGCATCCCCCAATGAGggatcccctccctccccaggcacAGCCCACTCTGCTGGGCCCTAGGCATACTCTCCAGGATTGTCCAACCTCCCTACAAATGTGCCCATAGCATCCCTATGTGGGTCACCCCCAAGGCAAACGTCCAAGCATCAGCAGGACAATGACACCAGAGGGGACCAACTTGGCTAGTCACACATCAAGTTCCCAGGCAGCAGCAGGACCAAGTGCCAGGTGTCCTGACTGTCCCACTATGTCATTTCCCTGGGAGTGAGGGGCAGGGGTGCCTGCTGTCCAGCCCCACACCTATACCCCCTGCCCCAGAGAAACCCTCAGGTCCTCCATCCCTGGCTCACAGCTGCCACCTGGATATATCTGCTCCATGCAGATCTAGCCAGGCCTCCCGCATGCTGCCTGCCTCCGGCCCCGCCCCACACAGGCCTGGTCCAGCCAACAGGTTCTCTCCTGTGAGCTCCCCAATCCAACCCATGCATGGCCTCCCAGCCACCTTTATCTCCAGGCCCAGCCTGACCCCAAgtgttctttccttccatcctcagCAAATGCTGAGTCTGTGAATAAAGCCACATAACCAGCGGGTGCTAAGGGGCTTCCTCCCTGTGTTGGATCGAGGACCTGGTCTTAGGCCAGGGCAGGACGGGGCAGGGAGGGCCCAAGTACCACAGAATGTGCTCCGCTGCCCTGAGGGTGGTCCCAGGAGGGACAGCACTGAGTGGCTGAGGTCTACTGAAACCTGTGGGCCCCAGCATCCGAGGGTCTGCAGCTCAGGTGAGTAGGGCTGTAGTGGGCAGACCAGACTACTGGAGGTAGGGAGGCTAGGTGAAATTGACTACCCATGTCCATAGCCCAGCATATTCTCTATCAGCTTTGCCAGTGTAGCTGCTCTTGGGGCCCTGTCACCCCCAGAGAGAACAGAACTGCTCCAAAGCCCCATTTACAAATGGGGAGACGAAGGCCCAGTGACCCAGGGGACTGTTTAGGGTTACCCCACAAAGCAACACCCAGGTTTCCAGGCAGTTCACAGCCTCGTGACCCCTTGACTATGGACATACGACGGCTGGAGTCCAGGCCAAAGCACACCATAAAGGTGACCCTCAGGTTAGGTTATAAGGCACTTCATTGGTGAGAGGGCCCCAAGGCTTAAAGCAAAAGAACCCTAGAGAGGATAATCCCACAgaatagagcagtggttctcaaagtgtggtggTTGTTGGGGGTCCTCAAGATCACCCTTAGGCTCGATTTGCTAGAAGGACACACAGAACTCGGCAAAGCTGTTATACTCACAGTTAtagtttattacagtgaaaggatacaattaaaatcagcaaaggataAAGGTGCATATGGCAGAGTCCAGGAGAAACCAGGTGCAAGCTTCCAGTTGTCGTTTCCCAGTAGAGTCATGGGGACAgcacttaattctcccagcaatgaCATGTGTCCAGCGTTCTACCTAGAGGTTGCTCATGTAGGCATAGCTGACCACCCATGTGGCTGACCTTAGttagtctccagcccctccagaggtTAAACTGATACCGCATGGCCTGAGGCCCCCACTAGAAATTCCATTGTTAGCATAGACTGTCTAGTGTGGTTCAAGGCCTCCAGGTAAACAAGGGCACTCTTATCAGGCAGGACATTCCAAGGGCTTAGGGGTATCTCCCAGGACCCAGGCAAGAGTCAAACCTTCCTTTGGAATGTGCAAGGTTTGGACGAGCCAGATCTGCTGAGTTAATCCTTTGGTGCCCCATGGTCCTGACAGCAGCAccagtatcacctgggaacttggtaGATATACAAGCTTCGGGGTCACCCCAGATTTACTGAGTCCAAAACTCAAGGGGCAGAGCCCAGCCATCTGTTTCAGGAGACTGTGATACAGGCTAAAGTTAAGAAATGCTGGCCCAGAGGAATGAGGTTCTGAGAGAGGGAGCGAGATTCACCTTACCCTCCCAGAATCCTTTGAGAAGGAAGCTTCCAACACCATGGGCAGGGGCAATCCACTGAAGAGGTGGACCGGACAGGCTGGCCAGGGGCTGGCAAGAGCACAGCGCTATGGAGAATGACCCCAGGATACaaaccccctccccctctcccaccagcACAGCCTCCTGGGTTGTCAGCTCAAGACCCCAGAGAGGACCCCTCATGGCCACTGCTCCCGCTTAGCCCTGACCTCCTTCAAGGGCTCAATGTCCTGCCTCTTGTGGAAGGCATTGGTCCTGGGAGGTGGAATGACTACAGAAGCTGAGCTGTGTTGGGAGAACAGGAGCTTTGGAATCAAATCGGCCTGACCtctcctggaggccaggagtgGGGATCAAGGCTGGTATTTGGGTCAGGAATGGGGCTGGCAGTTCATCTTGTCCCTGGTCCCAGAGGCAGGTCCTGCCTGCCCGTGCCCCTCACCACACCACCTTAGGCATGCCTCTTAAGTTCAGTGTCCTCCTCTCTCAAAGGAGAATGAGCCCCTGCAGGAAGAGTTGAGAGGATGAGAGAGACTGTAGGGAAGACCCCCCTATGGCTCTATGATAAGTGTTACCACAGGACCGGACCGCTCACAGGGAAAGGCCGGGAACAAATCGTAGTTTCAGACCCacacccttccctcctcctccagccctggcttTAAagagtcccctcccccagcccagggagaAGAAACAGGACTTGGAGAAAGGAGTCTCAAGGAGcaagcctggggaggggagggcatgaggtccaggaaggcttcttggagatgGGGACTGTGCCCACAAGCCTCTGAAGCAAGATTCCTGCAGATCCAGCTGCCAGAAGATGGAGGAAATGGCTTGAGCAGGACAGGAGAGGGTGGCTGGACATGGCTTCAGTCCACCCCAAACGCTGCACTCCCTCCCACTCTGAGGGAGTCCTCCTCAGCCCCAGAAAAAGGGCCGTTGCGTGCCTGAGCAGGAAGTAGGGAAAGAATAAGGTGGCTTTGTGaatgccacctcctccccttcccGGGGCAGGCCTAGAGAAGGGGCGCCACTTAGcattctctctgcctgcctgtccccaccccctccgTTCCCAGCGCGTCGCTTTAGCGCCATCTGCAGGCAATCGAGGGAATAGCCCTGCCGGAAACGTGCTGCTTAGAACCTGCCTGGGCGGCTCCCAGAGAACAGGACCACAGGACATATGATAGAGTAGATGGTCTTGGCCACCTCAGCTCCTGCCCCCAAACCTCAACAGGAACCCAAGGTCCCTGAAGGATCCACTCACCTGGCTACTAGGTTAACCTGCAGAGGCAAGCCCTCCCTCTCTCCGGTAAGTCAACCTCACACCCAACTAGGAGATGGACAAGCGGAGACTTGGCGTGTAGGGAAATCCCACATTCTCCCAGTGCCTCCCCCAGGCTTTTGGGATCCTCAGTTTCATTTTTTGGAGCCTGGCTCTGATTTTACAGAACTGAGGCTGACCCAACTGGAAACTCAGACAGGCACCTGCTCGCCTCTACAGTATGAAAAACGCCTTCAGAATGTCAGATGCCCCATACCAGCCTCAGGCTCCAAAGAGTCTGAGGTGATGTCTTTCTTCTCAGCATCTCTGGTAACACACACAAACGGCATAACTCCAGGAATCAGACTGTCACACAAAATAGGCCTGAAAATTATTCACTCTCTTCACTCCCCGCCTctttccttcccctgcccccagttCCACCCTCCCTCTCCGTATT
It encodes:
- the CHRM1 gene encoding muscarinic acetylcholine receptor M1, with product MNTSAPPAVSPNITVLAPGKGPWQVAFIGITTGLLSLATVTGNLLVLISFKVNTELKTVNNYFLLSLACADLIIGTFSMNLYTTYLLMGHWALGTLACDLWLALDYVASNASVMNLLLISFDRYFSVTRPLSYRAKRTPRRAALMIGLAWLVSFVLWAPAILFWQYLVGERTVLAGQCYIQFLSQPIITFGTAMAAFYLPVTVMCTLYWRIYRETENRARELAALQGSETPGKGGGSSSSSERSQPGAEGSPETPPGRCCRCCRAPRLLQAYSWKEEEEDDEGSMESLTSSEGEEPGSEVVIKMPMVDPEAQAPAKQPPRSSPNTVKRPTRKGRERAGKSQKPRGKEQLAKRKTFSLVKEKKAARTLSAILLAFILTWTPYNIMVLVSTFCKDCVPETLWELGYWLCYVNSTINPMCYALCNKAFRDTFRLLLLCRWDKRRWRKIPKRPGSVHRTPSRQC